AAAGAAGTGAAGATTGGCAAGTAGGAGCACATGATTATGCTAGTCTGGTTGTGAAATGACATTAAGATTTCTTCATAAGGATATCCAGGGCTCAAAAACAGCCTCATACGACTCAGTAGTACCTGAAGAGAAAATGAAAAACAGCATTATAGCAAAATAATTAGGTCCCTCTAAGAAATAAAACCTCCTAGCTTACAAGTCTCAAGAACAATAGCTGCAAAGAAATACTAGAAGAGGCAATATTGACTTACTTGAGCTCCAGTGAGCTTGTTATCCCAGCTGAGCACACCATAATCAGGGCCTCCCCAGAAAGCACCAGCATGTCTGGCAATACCAGGAGTTGTAGCAAGCTGAAGATATGAAGAATTTCCAGTAGCATAATACAGCCAAGCTGCACCCCATATAAACTCATCCCAGTAACCAGTAGAGTTGTAGAAAGTTTCAGCGTCATTGCCGACACTGTATCTACCACGCTGGTCCCTAGAAAATTTGAAGAGAGTTCTAGCACCATGTGAAAGTTTTTGTGAGTAAGCCTTGTTGTCCTTAAAAACAATGGAGGCAGAAGCCAGCGCAGCAGCCATATCCGCAGCGAGGTCCGAGCAGCTGCTACATTCAGTCACGGGACGATCATAATCAATGTCTTCTGGACGCACCCAACAATAATGATCATTGGGCTCAGTCCCTCCGGAAGTATCCCCTTTTCCAACCTAAATAAATGTAACAGAATTCCAATGAGATCAAGTAGTCCGAATaaattcaattttgatccaaGCGTTGTGAAAATAAAATCTCATGCAGTCATTGATGCTGATCTGATTTACAAGAAGCAAAGAGGACTCGGATGGCCAAGGCGATGATAACTGGTTAGAGTTGAATACTAATTACTGATTATAGAACAAACTATAACATTCTAGTTGAGAAAAATTGTAATCCATacatttattataatgcaaaataAATGATAGTTACCTGTGCAGCAATCCGGTCTATGGTATCAGCAGAGTTATTGAACGTCTTCAGGAGATAATCAGTaccccacttaataatatcttTAACATGATTGAGCTCCCCAGCAGCTTCATATTTTGCACTATACTCGATCACACTCCAACTTAACATGGTGAGAGCAAATGACTGAGGGAAATTAAACTTAATCGCATCTCCTGCATCATAATACCCCCCAACCAAATTTTTGAACATAGTTGAATCATCTGCCTTGCCATCTTGCAAACATGAATTCCCCCTCCATGACACATTGTTGTGCTTGGGCAACTTTCCAGCTGTAAATACCAATAGAGGATTAGCAAACAATTGAGCTATAACCATCAACAAAAAGACTAAGTGCATTCAAAcactaaattaaaaaaaagaactACTGAATCCATAAGAGTCTAATGTTACATCATTCAAGGCAAAATTATATTTTTACAGTTCAAACCAAGCCAAGCCCTCTCTGCCCCACAAAGGTAGAggcaaggtctgcgtacatcctaccctccccaggccccagaccccacttgtgggattacactgggtatgttgttgttgtacagtTCAAACTAAGCAGTTGCTGATGCAGTAATCTTCCAATCTTAAGTCAAAAGCGCTTGTCAATTAGCATGTAGAACCATTCCACATCAGATataaaataaatggaaaaaatatcatatttttcatttttcacaaAAAGACCTTGCTCAACTAGTTAACCAAAATTTGGGGGAAATAACTACTACATTAGTGTACATCAATTAAGTCATAAGAGTCTAATGTACATCAATTAAGTCAAAATTAGTGCATCTCAAATCAAGCCACTGCTGATGCAGTAATCTTCCAATCTTATGTCAAAGCCCTTTGTCTATTAGCACGTAGAGTCATTCCATATCCCATataaaataaatggaaaaaaaattcatatttttcataaaatgACCTTGATCATCTTAATTAATCTAAAATTTGGgggaaaaaataataaatatccaAATCAAAGCAAGAAGATTAATACAGAGGACTGAATCAAGCATCACTAAGATCATTCAAGTTCCAGACAAAAACAATTATCAATCAGATCTACTCTGCCATGAGATGGTAAAGTAAAAATCACATTTTTAAGCACACAGACTAAAGAGTTCAGGCAATAatctaattaaataaataaataaataagagacGACTTACATTTCTGGGCATTGAAGAACATAAGAGCTTTACGAAGAGCAACAGTATAATTATCTGGTGGAGGTTTATGATCTTTGTGTCTAGGTGCAAGCTTAACAATCATAGTAATAAAACCAGCTAAAAATGCAGCCGCAAGAATACTGATAACAGTCCACTTAAAAATCTTCCTACTCACAATAATACAACCAAGATCAacatatttcttcttcttttgttctgTTGGACCTAACAACCAACTCTGTTGTGTCTCATCAAGATTTCTAGACAGAGCTGCCCTATCAAAATCTTGTAAGTTTCTGCTTCTGTCATCATCTGTTGCTGAATCTGCAGCATGGATCTCCAATGGTCCACCCCATGGATCCCTACCGTACATACTCATTTTGGCTACTCAAATTTGAGATGaaaacacacacacccacaacctCAAAACATGTAAATCTTGAATCTTTTTTCCAAGATTCAGGAAAATACTGGATTGGGTACTCTTTATAGAGCTGAAAACACACACCCACAACCTCAAAATATGCAAAGCTTGGATCTTTTTTTCAAGATTTGATAAATGCTGAACTGGGTAAGTCTTGatttactgttttttttttttttcaagaattgtGCGTGGGTTCTTCAATGTGGAATGAGAACTGAGAAGGGAGGGTTAAAGGGGGTATTATGGAGGAGGAAAGTGAGTCTGGAAGATCTAGTGGAAATAATGGATATGTGAAGCTGTGATGGTGCTGTTTTTTTGGCTTTTTGATTATAACACAATATTTTTATATGCACTGGTATTACCTAACCTAAAATAATGAAAAAAGGCAGTGAAGTAATGCACAAGAAAATGTGTACCCACGGAAAAAAGGTTGTAGTTGATGACACTAACGACACAGCTAATGGACAATGACAACCTGTCTAATTCCAATCCTCCCTTCAAATGGTGATTTACTTCCTAATTTCCAATTACTCTACACAACGTAAAATGTATATGAGCCCGTTTGACTG
The sequence above is a segment of the Lycium barbarum isolate Lr01 chromosome 6, ASM1917538v2, whole genome shotgun sequence genome. Coding sequences within it:
- the LOC132598548 gene encoding endoglucanase 25-like; amino-acid sequence: MSMYGRDPWGGPLEIHAADSATDDDRSRNLQDFDRAALSRNLDETQQSWLLGPTEQKKKKYVDLGCIIVSRKIFKWTVISILAAAFLAGFITMIVKLAPRHKDHKPPPDNYTVALRKALMFFNAQKSGKLPKHNNVSWRGNSCLQDGKADDSTMFKNLVGGYYDAGDAIKFNFPQSFALTMLSWSVIEYSAKYEAAGELNHVKDIIKWGTDYLLKTFNNSADTIDRIAAQVGKGDTSGGTEPNDHYCWVRPEDIDYDRPVTECSSCSDLAADMAAALASASIVFKDNKAYSQKLSHGARTLFKFSRDQRGRYSVGNDAETFYNSTGYWDEFIWGAAWLYYATGNSSYLQLATTPGIARHAGAFWGGPDYGVLSWDNKLTGAQVLLSRMRLFLSPGYPYEEILMSFHNQTSIIMCSYLPIFTSFNRTKGGLIQLNHGRPQPLQYVVNAAFLATLFSDYLAAADTPGWYCGPNFYSTDVLRKFAETQIDYILGKNPRKMSYVVGYGNHYPKRVHHRGASIPKNKVKYNCKGGWKWRDSSKANPNTIVGAMVAGPDKHDGFHDVRSNYNYTEPTLAGNAGLVAALVALSGDRDVGIDKNTLFSAVPPMFPTPPPPPAPWKP